The genomic region GCACACCGGAAAACATAAAGAACACAGCGGTCTATATGCATACCGCGTAGCTGACAAAGATCACGATACATCTTTTCCGGGTCTTCGCCTTTAAGCTCTTTTATCTGTGAGTAACCAAGTTCCACGAAGTCCCGAGCGAGACTCGGGCCAACACCTGGAATAATCTGAAGTTCTTTCGAGGGGTTCGCATGGCGTTTC from Nitrospirota bacterium harbors:
- a CDS encoding helix-hairpin-helix domain-containing protein gives rise to the protein MKRHANPSKELQIIPGVGPSLARDFVELGYSQIKELKGEDPEKMYRDLCQLRGMHIDRCVLYVFRCAVYYASNTIHDPELLKWWNWKDGTIPKKTDPTRMRTRW